From the genome of Vicia villosa cultivar HV-30 ecotype Madison, WI linkage group LG2, Vvil1.0, whole genome shotgun sequence, one region includes:
- the LOC131653365 gene encoding pre-mRNA-splicing factor 38-like isoform X3 yields MLLKVAKLLKVVAADTGGSDGSSGVVLEPWILLQLDEDLQRARCIVVDGDASLLLPGHAHEFNLTHVDEVIDELLTTDYSCDIAMPRIKKMWTLESLGSLEPRQSALEEDFEEEEENEDNEQPADELEEKTHEKDYYRGRIPARERDRDRRRESHRHRAVEGFLLTMSMLELFLLLFARK; encoded by the exons ATGTTGCTGAAGGTTGCGAAATTGCTGAAGGTCGTCGCGGCGGATACAGGAGGGAGTGATGGCAGTTCCGGCGTGGTGTTGGAGCCGTGGATACTGTTGCAGTTAGATGAAGATTTGCAGAGAGCCAGATGTATTGTTGTTGATGGTGATGCTTCTTTGCTTCTTCCAGGACATGCTCACG AGTTTAATTTAACGCATGTTGATGAGGTCATTGATGAACTTCTCACAACAGATTATTCATGTGATATTGCTATGCCGCGCATCAAGAAAAT GTGGACTCTTGAATCTCTTGGTTCATTAGAACCTAGACAAAGTGCACTTGAAGAGGATTTTGAGGAGGAAGAGGAGAATGAGGATAATGAACAACCTGCCGATGAGCTTGAAGAAAAGACCCATGAGAAG GATTATTATCGTGGGAGAATCCCTGCAAGGGAAAGAGATAGGGATAGGAGACGTGAAAGTCATAGACACAG GGCTGTTGAAGGCTTTCTTCTCACTATGAGTATGCTTGAACTTTTTCTTCTGTTGTTTGCAAGAAAATGA
- the LOC131653364 gene encoding F-box/FBD/LRR-repeat protein At3g14710-like isoform X2, producing MDSMKVNIEIPTKHLPTGEAAVEEIDVISTLHENILGRILSFIPIIDAVHTSVLSRRWIEVWTYITSLKFDDGLLHYEKKMPKQQFVNFVEKVLFQLTNSSIQSFSLSLTSYQYDASLITSWISFILERRVQKLHIQYADKVFLSSNLLFTCDSLVELVLQMKCTLSLPISVHLANLQKFSISGIKLVSDSSNYSKDITLNFPVLKVFEARGCVWSTTQDISLQVPLLERFSIAIRNRQSNKSCNFAIKVHSSRLTDFSYENDLEQDIVLCDSSSIRNASIAIVVYEDKEDKMEKLELQACNLLRQIHDVERLEFFFYKVFRQAKDIFTNLPVFGRLTYLQLNEVKGEALLQFLNNSPILNTLVLLHGVCFLHQDVFTSAVVPRCFLSSLNVFRFEGFDANEHDLSLVKFMLENAAMLQTMTITPSFWLRFADIDLENVKEQILSLPTCSNFCKIDFSDINSC from the exons ATTCCAATCATAGACGCCGTTCACACTAGCGTCTTATCAAGAAGATGGATTGAAGTTTGGACATACATAACAAGCCTAAAGTTTGATGATGGTTTGCTTCATTATGAGAAAAAGATGCCAAAACAACAGTTTGTGAATTTTGTTGAAAAAGTACTTTTTCAGCTTACAAATTCAAGCATCCAAAGTTTCTCTCTTAGCTTAACTAGTTATCAATATGATGCATCTCTCATAACTTCATGGATTTCCTTTATCTTAGAAAGAAGAGTTCAAAAGCTTCATATTCAGTATGCTGATaaagtttttctttcttcaaaTTTACTCTTTACTTGCGATTCTTTAGTAGAATTGGTGCTTCAAATGAAATGTACTCTTAGTCTACCGATATCTGTTCATCTCGCAAACCTTCAAAAATTTAGCATTTCTGGGATCAAATTAGTAAGTGATTCATCCAATTACTCAAAAGATATAACTCTTAATTTCCCAGTTCTCAAAGTATTTGAAGCTAGAGGGTGTGTATGGTCAACTACGCAGGACATTAGTTTACAAGTACCTTTACTTGAGAGGTTTTCCATAGCAATACGGAATCGTCAATCGAATAAATCATGTAATTTTGCCATCAAGGTTCATAGTTCACGTCTAACGGATTTCTCTTACGAGAATGATCTGGAACAGGATATCGTTCTATGTGATTCTTCGTCAATTCGTAATGCTTCTATTGCGATTGTTGTGTATGAAGACAAGGAGGACAAAATGGAAAAACTTGAACTTCAAGCATGTAATCTTCTCAGACAAATCCATGATGTGGAACgattggaattttttttttacaag GTTTTTAGGCAGGCTAAAGATATTTTCACCAATCTGCCAGTATTTGGAAGGTTGACATATCTGCAACTAAATGAGGTCAAGGGTGAAGCTTTGTTGCAATTTCTCAACAATTCCCCAATTCTTAATACTCTTGTTTTGCTTCAT GGAGTATGTTTCTTGCATCAAGACGTCTTTACTTCAGCTGTGGTGCCTCGCTGCTTTCTGTCAAGCCTCAATGTATTTCGGTTTGAAGGTTTTGATGCAAACGAGCATGATCTTTCTTTGGTAAAATTCATGTTAGAAAATGCAGCAATGCTGCAGACGATGACGATCACACCATCATTTTGGCTGCGATTTGCAGATATTGATTTGGAAAACGTTAAGGAGCAGATACTCTCATTACCAACGTGTTCTAACTTTTGCAAGATAGATTTTTCTGATATCAATAGTTGTTGA
- the LOC131653365 gene encoding pre-mRNA-splicing factor 38-like isoform X5 — MKLRRRRSWAATIRTVAKLLKVVAADTGGSDGSSGVVLEPWILLQLDEDLQRARCIVVDGDASLLLPGHAHEFNLTHVDEVIDELLTTDYSCDIAMPRIKKMWTLESLGSLEPRQSALEEDFEEEEENEDNEQPADELEEKTHEKDYYRGRIPARERDRDRRRESHRHRCVWSVNNR; from the exons ATGAAACTGCGTCGGCGTCGGAGTTGGGCGGCTACGATTAGAACA GTTGCGAAATTGCTGAAGGTCGTCGCGGCGGATACAGGAGGGAGTGATGGCAGTTCCGGCGTGGTGTTGGAGCCGTGGATACTGTTGCAGTTAGATGAAGATTTGCAGAGAGCCAGATGTATTGTTGTTGATGGTGATGCTTCTTTGCTTCTTCCAGGACATGCTCACG AGTTTAATTTAACGCATGTTGATGAGGTCATTGATGAACTTCTCACAACAGATTATTCATGTGATATTGCTATGCCGCGCATCAAGAAAAT GTGGACTCTTGAATCTCTTGGTTCATTAGAACCTAGACAAAGTGCACTTGAAGAGGATTTTGAGGAGGAAGAGGAGAATGAGGATAATGAACAACCTGCCGATGAGCTTGAAGAAAAGACCCATGAGAAG GATTATTATCGTGGGAGAATCCCTGCAAGGGAAAGAGATAGGGATAGGAGACGTGAAAGTCATAGACACAG ATGTGTGTGGAGTGTGAATAACAGATGA
- the LOC131653365 gene encoding pre-mRNA-splicing factor 38-like isoform X1 — MKLRRRRSWAATIRTVAKLLKVVAADTGGSDGSSGVVLEPWILLQLDEDLQRARCIVVDGDASLLLPGHAHEFNLTHVDEVIDELLTTDYSCDIAMPRIKKMWTLESLGSLEPRQSALEEDFEEEEENEDNEQPADELEEKTHEKDYYRGRIPARERDRDRRRESHRHRAVEGFLLTMSMLELFLLLFARK, encoded by the exons ATGAAACTGCGTCGGCGTCGGAGTTGGGCGGCTACGATTAGAACA GTTGCGAAATTGCTGAAGGTCGTCGCGGCGGATACAGGAGGGAGTGATGGCAGTTCCGGCGTGGTGTTGGAGCCGTGGATACTGTTGCAGTTAGATGAAGATTTGCAGAGAGCCAGATGTATTGTTGTTGATGGTGATGCTTCTTTGCTTCTTCCAGGACATGCTCACG AGTTTAATTTAACGCATGTTGATGAGGTCATTGATGAACTTCTCACAACAGATTATTCATGTGATATTGCTATGCCGCGCATCAAGAAAAT GTGGACTCTTGAATCTCTTGGTTCATTAGAACCTAGACAAAGTGCACTTGAAGAGGATTTTGAGGAGGAAGAGGAGAATGAGGATAATGAACAACCTGCCGATGAGCTTGAAGAAAAGACCCATGAGAAG GATTATTATCGTGGGAGAATCCCTGCAAGGGAAAGAGATAGGGATAGGAGACGTGAAAGTCATAGACACAG GGCTGTTGAAGGCTTTCTTCTCACTATGAGTATGCTTGAACTTTTTCTTCTGTTGTTTGCAAGAAAATGA
- the LOC131653365 gene encoding pre-mRNA-splicing factor 38-like isoform X4, with translation MKLRRRRSWAATIRTVAKLLKVVAADTGGSDGSSGVVLEPWILLQLDEDLQRARCIVVDGDASLLLPGHAHEFNLTHVDEVIDELLTTDYSCDIAMPRIKKMWTLESLGSLEPRQSALEEDFEEEEENEDNEQPADELEEKTHEKDYYRGRIPARERDRDRRRESHRHSAGLLKAFFSL, from the exons ATGAAACTGCGTCGGCGTCGGAGTTGGGCGGCTACGATTAGAACA GTTGCGAAATTGCTGAAGGTCGTCGCGGCGGATACAGGAGGGAGTGATGGCAGTTCCGGCGTGGTGTTGGAGCCGTGGATACTGTTGCAGTTAGATGAAGATTTGCAGAGAGCCAGATGTATTGTTGTTGATGGTGATGCTTCTTTGCTTCTTCCAGGACATGCTCACG AGTTTAATTTAACGCATGTTGATGAGGTCATTGATGAACTTCTCACAACAGATTATTCATGTGATATTGCTATGCCGCGCATCAAGAAAAT GTGGACTCTTGAATCTCTTGGTTCATTAGAACCTAGACAAAGTGCACTTGAAGAGGATTTTGAGGAGGAAGAGGAGAATGAGGATAATGAACAACCTGCCGATGAGCTTGAAGAAAAGACCCATGAGAAG GATTATTATCGTGGGAGAATCCCTGCAAGGGAAAGAGATAGGGATAGGAGACGTGAAAGTCATAGACACAG TGCAGGGCTGTTGAAGGCTTTCTTCTCACTATGA
- the LOC131653365 gene encoding pre-mRNA-splicing factor 38-like isoform X2 — protein sequence MKLRRRRSWAATIRTVAKLLKVVAADTGGSDGSSGVVLEPWILLQLDEDLQRARCIVVDGDASLLLPGHAHEFNLTHVDEVIDELLTTDYSCDIAMPRIKKMWTLESLGSLEPRQSALEEDFEEEEENEDNEQPADELEEKTHEKDYYRGRIPARERDRDRRRESHRHRFLCTDSVHLRSMMGQTAMLHW from the exons ATGAAACTGCGTCGGCGTCGGAGTTGGGCGGCTACGATTAGAACA GTTGCGAAATTGCTGAAGGTCGTCGCGGCGGATACAGGAGGGAGTGATGGCAGTTCCGGCGTGGTGTTGGAGCCGTGGATACTGTTGCAGTTAGATGAAGATTTGCAGAGAGCCAGATGTATTGTTGTTGATGGTGATGCTTCTTTGCTTCTTCCAGGACATGCTCACG AGTTTAATTTAACGCATGTTGATGAGGTCATTGATGAACTTCTCACAACAGATTATTCATGTGATATTGCTATGCCGCGCATCAAGAAAAT GTGGACTCTTGAATCTCTTGGTTCATTAGAACCTAGACAAAGTGCACTTGAAGAGGATTTTGAGGAGGAAGAGGAGAATGAGGATAATGAACAACCTGCCGATGAGCTTGAAGAAAAGACCCATGAGAAG GATTATTATCGTGGGAGAATCCCTGCAAGGGAAAGAGATAGGGATAGGAGACGTGAAAGTCATAGACACAG GTTTCTCTGCACTGACAGTGTGCATTTGAGAAGTATGATGGGTCAAACAGCTATGTTGCATTGGTAA
- the LOC131653365 gene encoding pre-mRNA-splicing factor 38-like isoform X6 yields the protein MKLRRRRSWAATIRTVAKLLKVVAADTGGSDGSSGVVLEPWILLQLDEDLQRARCIVVDGDASLLLPGHAHEFNLTHVDEVIDELLTTDYSCDIAMPRIKKMWTLESLGSLEPRQSALEEDFEEEEENEDNEQPADELEEKTHEKDYYRGRIPARERDRDRRRESHRHR from the exons ATGAAACTGCGTCGGCGTCGGAGTTGGGCGGCTACGATTAGAACA GTTGCGAAATTGCTGAAGGTCGTCGCGGCGGATACAGGAGGGAGTGATGGCAGTTCCGGCGTGGTGTTGGAGCCGTGGATACTGTTGCAGTTAGATGAAGATTTGCAGAGAGCCAGATGTATTGTTGTTGATGGTGATGCTTCTTTGCTTCTTCCAGGACATGCTCACG AGTTTAATTTAACGCATGTTGATGAGGTCATTGATGAACTTCTCACAACAGATTATTCATGTGATATTGCTATGCCGCGCATCAAGAAAAT GTGGACTCTTGAATCTCTTGGTTCATTAGAACCTAGACAAAGTGCACTTGAAGAGGATTTTGAGGAGGAAGAGGAGAATGAGGATAATGAACAACCTGCCGATGAGCTTGAAGAAAAGACCCATGAGAAG GATTATTATCGTGGGAGAATCCCTGCAAGGGAAAGAGATAGGGATAGGAGACGTGAAAGTCATAGACACAG ATGA